In Gordonia phthalatica, one genomic interval encodes:
- a CDS encoding NADH-quinone oxidoreductase subunit G — translation MTAADSPRTDGNVPVPDDMVTLTIDDTELSVPKGTLVIRAAELIGVEIPRFCDHPLLAPVGACRQCLVDVEGQRKPMASCTIVATEGMVVRTQHTSESARRAQEGVMELLLINHPLDCPTCDKGGECPLQNQAMTAGRPVSRYGGEKRIYTKPVALSSEVLLDRERCVLCARCTRFSNEIAGDPLIELAERGALQQVSAYSEEPFESYFSGNTVQICPVGALTGAAYRFRSRPFDLISSASVCEHCSAGCAQRTDHRRGKVLRRMAGDDPEVNEEWNCDKGRWAFMYATRPDRITRPLVRGDDGELHEAAWSYALSVAAQGLTRARGRAGVLVGGRSTVEDAYAYGKFARVALGSNDVDFRVRAHSAEEADFLAAHVAGSGIGLTYAELEKAPTVVLAGLETEEECPILFLRLRKAVRRHGQSVYAVAPWASPGVTKLGGTLLQCVPGREAAVLRDSRLHELLAAPGAVLLVGERLAGCPGALSAAADLAAATGARLAWVPRRAGERGALDVGAAPNLLPAGRPLSSDRARSDLAAVWGVRPPAEPGRDTAGILAALTGGELSAVVVGAVEIDDLPVPSAADAALEAADFVVSLEMRHSAATARADVVLPVAAVAEKAGTFVDWEGRPRQFDVALPVAQGDGGTLPLSDHRVLNALARDMGVDLNCDDAASIHAEFGDIGAWQGERHQPGPAGLTDEPTPADGEAILASWRMLLDFGRMQDGEPHLAGTARAATVRLSASTAAEIGAVDGDQVRVSSAHGDITLPLTVTELPDRVVWLPMNSPGSRVCPMLEVESGAVVRIEAAKAVTDD, via the coding sequence ATGACCGCGGCCGACTCACCCCGCACCGACGGCAACGTGCCGGTGCCCGACGACATGGTGACCCTGACGATCGACGACACCGAGCTGTCGGTCCCGAAGGGGACTTTGGTGATCCGCGCCGCCGAACTCATCGGCGTCGAGATCCCCCGCTTCTGCGACCACCCGCTCCTCGCACCGGTCGGCGCCTGCCGCCAGTGCCTGGTCGACGTCGAGGGGCAGCGCAAACCGATGGCCTCCTGCACCATCGTCGCGACCGAGGGCATGGTGGTCCGCACCCAGCACACCTCCGAGAGTGCGCGCCGCGCACAGGAGGGCGTGATGGAACTGCTGCTGATCAACCATCCGCTCGACTGCCCCACCTGCGACAAGGGCGGCGAGTGCCCGCTGCAGAACCAGGCGATGACGGCGGGACGGCCGGTGTCCCGGTACGGCGGCGAGAAGCGGATCTACACCAAGCCCGTCGCTCTCTCCAGCGAAGTGCTCCTGGACCGCGAACGCTGCGTCCTGTGCGCGCGGTGCACCCGGTTCTCGAACGAGATCGCAGGCGATCCGCTGATCGAGCTCGCCGAACGCGGCGCCCTGCAGCAGGTCAGCGCCTATTCGGAAGAGCCCTTCGAGTCGTACTTCTCCGGAAACACCGTGCAGATCTGCCCGGTCGGCGCGCTCACCGGGGCCGCCTACCGCTTCCGGTCCCGCCCGTTCGACCTCATCTCCTCGGCCAGCGTCTGCGAGCACTGTTCCGCGGGCTGTGCGCAGCGCACCGATCACCGCCGCGGCAAGGTCCTTCGGCGCATGGCGGGCGACGACCCCGAGGTCAACGAGGAGTGGAACTGCGACAAGGGTCGGTGGGCGTTCATGTACGCCACCCGCCCGGACCGCATCACCCGGCCCCTGGTCCGCGGCGACGACGGTGAGCTGCACGAGGCGGCGTGGTCGTACGCGCTGTCGGTCGCGGCGCAGGGCCTCACGCGCGCCCGCGGTCGGGCCGGTGTGCTGGTCGGCGGCCGCAGCACGGTCGAGGACGCCTACGCGTACGGCAAGTTCGCGCGCGTCGCCCTCGGCAGCAACGACGTCGACTTCCGCGTGCGCGCCCACTCCGCGGAGGAGGCAGACTTCCTCGCGGCACACGTGGCGGGCAGCGGCATCGGCCTCACCTACGCCGAGCTCGAGAAGGCGCCGACCGTGGTCCTCGCCGGACTCGAGACCGAGGAGGAGTGCCCGATCCTGTTCCTGCGGCTCCGCAAGGCGGTCCGCCGCCACGGCCAGTCCGTCTACGCGGTGGCGCCGTGGGCGAGCCCCGGTGTCACCAAACTCGGCGGCACTCTTCTGCAGTGCGTGCCCGGGCGCGAAGCCGCGGTGCTGCGCGACTCGCGTCTGCACGAACTGCTCGCGGCACCCGGCGCGGTGCTCCTCGTCGGGGAGCGCCTCGCCGGGTGCCCCGGCGCGCTGTCGGCGGCAGCCGACCTCGCCGCGGCCACCGGGGCACGCCTGGCGTGGGTGCCCCGTCGTGCCGGTGAGCGCGGAGCCCTCGACGTCGGTGCCGCCCCGAATCTGCTGCCCGCGGGTCGGCCGCTCTCCTCCGACCGCGCCCGCAGCGACCTCGCCGCCGTCTGGGGTGTCCGACCGCCCGCCGAACCGGGCCGCGACACCGCGGGCATCCTCGCCGCCCTCACCGGCGGCGAGCTGTCGGCTGTCGTGGTCGGCGCCGTCGAGATCGACGACCTGCCCGTCCCGTCCGCGGCCGACGCGGCGCTGGAGGCCGCCGACTTCGTCGTCAGCCTGGAGATGCGACACAGTGCGGCCACCGCACGCGCCGACGTCGTCCTGCCGGTCGCCGCGGTGGCCGAGAAGGCGGGCACCTTCGTCGATTGGGAGGGCCGTCCCCGCCAGTTCGACGTCGCCCTTCCCGTCGCTCAGGGCGACGGCGGCACGCTGCCCCTGTCCGATCACCGCGTCCTCAACGCGCTGGCCCGGGACATGGGCGTCGACCTCAACTGCGACGACGCCGCGTCGATCCACGCCGAGTTCGGGGACATCGGCGCCTGGCAGGGCGAACGTCATCAGCCCGGCCCCGCGGGTCTGACCGATGAACCGACGCCGGCCGACGGCGAGGCGATTCTGGCCTCGTGGCGGATGCTGCTGGACTTCGGTCGGATGCAGGACGGTGAACCGCACCTGGCGGGAACCGCGCGGGCCGCGACCGTCCGACTCTCGGCGTCGACCGCCGCGGAGATCGGCGCCGTCGACGGCGACCAGGTCCGGGTGTCCTCCGCGCACGGCGACATCACCTTGCCGCTGACCGTCACCGAACTCCCCGATCGCGTGGTGTGGCTGCCGATGAACTCCCCCGGTTCGCGCGTCTGCCCGATGCTGGAGGTCGAGTCCGGAGCCGTCGTCCGGATCGAGGCGGCGAAGGCGGTCACCGATGACTGA
- a CDS encoding NADH-quinone oxidoreductase subunit M: MSMPWLTVLWLLPAVASLIVMLLPAERSENAKHVAFGASLLTLVWAIVVATQFSSSTGGFQLVEDASWIPAFGTRYTLALDGLGLVLILLTVVLTPILLLAAWRDVDGSSGTARRTHIYVALMLAVEAMVLMSFVAADVLLFYIFFEAMLVPMYFLIGGFGAAEEKVRSRAAVKFLLYNLFGGLVMMASVIGLYVVGARSGLGDNGGGTFSLVDLTAAAARGGLDASPTVLNILFLGFLFAFAVKAPLWPLHTWLPDAAVSTTPAAAVMMMAVMDKVGTFAMLRFCIGLFPESAQTFAPWISALAVVSVVYGAICAIGQNDVMRLIAYTSISHFGFIVLGIFALTAQGQSGSALYMVNHGLSTAALFLIAGFLVTQRGSALIADYGGVQKLAPILAGTFLVAGMATLSLPGLAPFISEFLVIIGTFTRYPVAAVIASVALVLSAMYILWTYQRMMGGPVRKSVTVDQSEPPIRDLDLRQKVVVAPLIIGLLVLGLFPRLALDYINPAVAHSSQQTGQHDPVPTAEEPR, translated from the coding sequence ATGAGCATGCCCTGGTTGACGGTTCTGTGGCTGCTGCCGGCCGTCGCGTCGCTGATCGTGATGCTGCTGCCCGCCGAGCGTTCGGAGAACGCCAAGCATGTCGCCTTCGGCGCGTCGCTGCTGACACTGGTGTGGGCGATCGTCGTCGCCACTCAGTTCTCGTCGAGCACCGGCGGTTTCCAGCTCGTCGAGGACGCCAGTTGGATCCCCGCCTTCGGCACCCGCTACACCCTCGCGCTCGACGGACTCGGCCTCGTCCTGATCCTGCTGACGGTGGTGCTGACGCCGATCCTGCTGCTGGCCGCCTGGCGCGACGTCGACGGCTCGTCGGGCACCGCCCGCCGCACCCACATCTATGTGGCGCTGATGCTGGCGGTCGAGGCGATGGTGCTGATGAGCTTCGTCGCCGCCGACGTCCTCCTCTTCTACATCTTCTTCGAGGCGATGCTGGTGCCGATGTACTTCCTCATCGGCGGCTTCGGTGCCGCCGAGGAGAAGGTCAGGTCGCGGGCCGCCGTGAAGTTCCTGCTGTACAACCTGTTCGGCGGGCTCGTCATGATGGCGTCGGTGATCGGCCTGTACGTGGTCGGCGCCCGGTCCGGGCTGGGCGACAACGGCGGCGGCACCTTCAGCCTCGTCGACCTGACTGCCGCGGCCGCCCGCGGCGGCCTCGACGCCTCGCCCACTGTGCTCAACATCCTGTTCCTCGGCTTCCTGTTCGCCTTCGCGGTGAAGGCGCCGCTGTGGCCGCTGCACACGTGGCTGCCCGACGCCGCCGTCTCCACCACCCCGGCGGCCGCCGTGATGATGATGGCGGTCATGGACAAGGTCGGGACCTTCGCGATGCTGCGGTTCTGCATCGGCCTGTTCCCCGAGTCGGCGCAGACCTTCGCGCCGTGGATCTCCGCGCTCGCCGTCGTCAGCGTCGTCTACGGCGCGATCTGCGCCATCGGCCAGAACGACGTGATGCGGCTCATCGCGTACACCTCCATCTCGCACTTCGGGTTCATCGTGCTCGGCATCTTCGCGCTCACCGCGCAGGGGCAGTCCGGCTCGGCGCTGTACATGGTGAACCACGGACTCTCCACCGCAGCGCTGTTCCTGATCGCCGGTTTCCTGGTGACCCAGCGCGGCAGCGCGTTGATCGCCGACTACGGAGGCGTGCAGAAGCTCGCACCGATCCTCGCGGGCACCTTCCTCGTCGCAGGCATGGCGACCCTGTCGCTGCCCGGCTTGGCGCCGTTCATCAGTGAGTTCCTGGTCATCATCGGCACCTTCACCCGTTACCCGGTCGCGGCGGTCATCGCGTCGGTCGCGCTGGTGCTGTCGGCCATGTACATCCTGTGGACCTACCAGCGGATGATGGGCGGACCGGTCCGCAAGAGCGTCACCGTCGACCAGTCCGAGCCCCCGATCCGCGACTTGGATCTGCGGCAGAAGGTGGTCGTCGCACCGCTGATCATCGGACTGCTCGTCCTCGGCCTCTTCCCGAGGCTGGCGTTGGACTACATCAATCCGGCGGTGGCGCACAGCTCGCAGCAGACCGGGCAGCACGATCCCGTACCGACCGCGGAGGAGCCACGATGA
- the nuoL gene encoding NADH-quinone oxidoreductase subunit L — MSSQLTSTLLWLVPGLPAFGALFLLVAGRRTDRWGHLLATALSGASAVLGIAMWIGMIGRDDAARSVTSGVYNWIEVGSFQVNAALLLDQLSMCFVLLITVVGTLIHIYSIGYMEHDPGRRRFFAYLNLFVAAMLILVLADSYLGLYLGWEGVGLASYLLIGFWQHKPIAATAAKKAFVMNRVGDIGMVIAIAVMFATFDAVDFTRVFAAAPTGSESALTFICFMLLLGACAKSAQVPLQAWLGDAMEGPTPVSALIHAATMVTAGVYLITRSAPLFNLAPHAQTGVVVVGAVTLLFGAIIGCAKDDIKKALAASTMSQIGYMVLAAGLGPAGYAVAILHLLTHGFFKAGLFLGSGSVMHAMNDETDMRRLGGLRAVMPITFVTFGLGYLAIIGVPPFAGFYSKDHIIEAALSSGGARGWILGLAAILGAGITAFYMTRVMVLTFFGERRWAPDAKPHESGSSMTGPMIVLAVGSVFSGGLLAIGGTLTDFLSPVVGVAPEHEGPMPSWAVTVLVLVVVLIGVGIAWNQYGRAPVPETAPTDVSGLTRAARADLYGDLFNERAVAAPGQVLTTGLVRLEDGGLGAATSGVGTAVVGLSEVTRRSQNGYVRSYAMSILAGTVLVAALSLVVSVL; from the coding sequence ATGAGTTCACAGCTCACCAGCACCCTGTTGTGGCTGGTCCCCGGCCTGCCCGCGTTCGGCGCACTCTTCCTGCTCGTGGCGGGTCGTCGCACCGACCGATGGGGGCATCTCCTCGCGACCGCCCTGTCCGGAGCATCGGCGGTCCTCGGCATCGCCATGTGGATCGGCATGATCGGGCGCGACGACGCCGCCCGCAGCGTCACCAGCGGCGTCTACAACTGGATCGAGGTCGGCTCCTTCCAGGTGAACGCCGCCCTCCTGCTGGACCAGTTGTCGATGTGCTTCGTCCTGCTGATCACCGTCGTCGGCACGCTGATCCACATCTATTCGATCGGCTACATGGAGCACGATCCGGGACGCCGCCGGTTCTTCGCGTACTTGAACCTGTTCGTCGCCGCGATGCTGATCCTGGTCCTCGCCGACAGCTACCTGGGCCTCTACCTCGGCTGGGAGGGCGTCGGTCTGGCGTCGTACCTGCTGATCGGATTCTGGCAGCACAAGCCGATCGCCGCGACCGCCGCCAAGAAGGCGTTCGTGATGAACCGCGTCGGCGACATCGGCATGGTGATCGCGATCGCCGTCATGTTCGCCACGTTCGACGCCGTCGACTTCACCCGCGTCTTCGCCGCCGCGCCCACCGGCAGCGAGTCGGCTCTCACGTTCATCTGCTTCATGCTCCTCCTGGGCGCCTGCGCCAAGTCGGCGCAGGTCCCGCTGCAGGCGTGGCTGGGCGACGCGATGGAGGGCCCGACCCCGGTGTCGGCGCTGATCCACGCGGCCACCATGGTCACCGCAGGCGTCTACCTGATCACCCGGTCGGCACCGCTGTTCAACCTGGCACCGCACGCCCAGACCGGCGTGGTCGTGGTCGGTGCCGTGACACTGCTGTTCGGCGCGATCATCGGCTGCGCCAAGGACGACATCAAGAAGGCCCTCGCCGCATCCACCATGAGCCAGATCGGCTACATGGTCCTGGCCGCGGGTCTCGGCCCCGCCGGATACGCGGTCGCGATCCTGCACCTGCTGACGCACGGCTTCTTCAAGGCCGGACTGTTCCTCGGCTCCGGTTCGGTGATGCACGCGATGAACGACGAGACCGACATGCGCAGGCTCGGCGGGCTCCGTGCAGTCATGCCGATCACCTTCGTCACGTTCGGTCTCGGCTACCTCGCGATCATCGGGGTTCCGCCGTTCGCGGGCTTCTACTCCAAGGACCACATCATCGAGGCGGCCCTCTCCTCCGGCGGCGCACGCGGCTGGATCCTCGGCCTCGCGGCGATCCTCGGCGCAGGCATCACCGCGTTCTACATGACGCGCGTGATGGTGCTGACCTTCTTCGGCGAGCGTCGCTGGGCGCCGGACGCGAAGCCACACGAGTCCGGCTCGTCGATGACCGGCCCGATGATCGTCCTCGCGGTCGGGTCGGTGTTCTCCGGCGGTCTTCTCGCGATCGGCGGCACCCTCACCGACTTCCTCTCCCCCGTCGTCGGCGTCGCACCCGAGCACGAGGGACCCATGCCGTCGTGGGCGGTCACGGTCCTCGTCCTCGTCGTGGTTCTGATCGGCGTCGGGATCGCGTGGAACCAGTACGGTCGTGCCCCCGTCCCCGAGACGGCGCCGACCGACGTCTCCGGCCTCACCCGCGCGGCGCGCGCCGACCTGTACGGCGACCTGTTCAACGAACGCGCCGTCGCCGCACCCGGCCAGGTGCTCACCACCGGCCTCGTCCGCCTTGAGGACGGCGGCCTCGGTGCCGCGACGTCCGGAGTCGGCACCGCGGTGGTCGGACTGTCGGAGGTGACGCGGCGCAGTCAGAACGGCTACGTGCGGTCGTACGCCATGTCGATCCTTGCGGGCACCGTGCTGGTGGCCGCCCTGTCTCTGGTGGTGAGCGTCCTATGA
- the nuoF gene encoding NADH-quinone oxidoreductase subunit NuoF produces the protein MIAVSLPSSTPEPAEVPVLSQYWDEAESWTLRNYLHQNGYQGLKAALRMTPDEVIGLVKESGLRGRGGAGFPVGTKWSFIPQGDKPGGKGTPHYLVVNADESEPGTCKDMPLMLATPHTLIEGVIIASYAIRASHAFIYVRGEVAGVVRRLRTAVQEAYDAGLLGRDIFGSGFGVDLVIHAGAGAYICGEETALLDSLEGRRGQPRLRPPFPAVAGLYASPTVVNNVESIASVPSILRNGSDWFREFGTEKSPGFTMYSLSGHVTRPGQYEAPMGITLRQLLEKAGGIREGHQLKFWTPGGSSTPMFTPEHLDIPLDYEHVGEAGSMLGTKALQIFDETVCVVRTVLRWTEFYKHESCGKCTPCREGTYWMVQMMRRMEAGDATEDDLATLLEITDSVVGKSFCALGDASGAPITSSLAHFRDEYLAHFPHDGHPGGCPFDPSKSTVFEGGE, from the coding sequence ATGATCGCCGTCAGCCTCCCGTCGTCGACGCCGGAACCCGCCGAGGTCCCCGTCCTGTCCCAGTACTGGGACGAGGCGGAGTCGTGGACGCTCCGCAACTACCTGCACCAGAACGGCTACCAGGGACTCAAGGCCGCGTTGCGGATGACGCCCGACGAGGTGATCGGCCTGGTCAAGGAGTCCGGCCTCCGCGGTCGCGGCGGTGCCGGCTTCCCGGTGGGCACCAAGTGGTCGTTCATCCCGCAGGGCGACAAGCCGGGCGGCAAGGGCACCCCGCACTACCTGGTCGTCAACGCCGACGAGTCCGAGCCCGGCACCTGCAAGGACATGCCGCTGATGCTCGCGACACCGCACACGCTGATCGAGGGCGTCATCATCGCGTCGTACGCGATCCGCGCGAGCCACGCGTTCATCTACGTCCGCGGTGAGGTGGCGGGCGTGGTCCGTCGGCTCCGCACCGCCGTGCAGGAGGCCTACGACGCGGGCCTGCTCGGCCGCGACATCTTCGGGTCCGGTTTCGGCGTCGACCTCGTGATCCACGCGGGGGCGGGCGCCTACATCTGCGGTGAGGAGACGGCGCTGCTCGACTCCCTCGAGGGACGACGCGGCCAGCCTCGTCTGCGACCGCCGTTCCCCGCCGTCGCCGGCTTGTACGCGAGCCCGACCGTCGTCAACAACGTCGAGTCCATCGCCAGCGTCCCGTCGATCCTCCGCAACGGATCGGACTGGTTCCGCGAGTTCGGCACCGAGAAGTCCCCCGGCTTCACCATGTACTCGCTGTCCGGGCACGTCACCCGGCCCGGCCAGTACGAGGCGCCGATGGGCATCACCCTGCGCCAGCTGCTGGAGAAGGCCGGCGGCATCCGGGAGGGGCATCAGCTCAAGTTCTGGACGCCCGGCGGGTCGTCGACCCCGATGTTCACCCCCGAGCACCTCGACATCCCCCTCGACTACGAGCACGTCGGCGAGGCCGGATCGATGCTCGGCACCAAAGCGCTGCAGATCTTCGACGAGACCGTGTGCGTGGTGCGGACCGTGCTCCGGTGGACCGAGTTCTACAAGCACGAGTCGTGCGGCAAGTGCACGCCGTGCCGCGAGGGCACCTACTGGATGGTGCAGATGATGCGGCGGATGGAGGCGGGTGACGCCACCGAGGACGACCTCGCCACGCTCCTGGAGATCACCGACAGCGTGGTCGGCAAGTCGTTCTGCGCACTCGGCGACGCGTCCGGCGCACCGATCACCAGTTCCCTCGCGCACTTCCGCGACGAGTACCTGGCGCACTTCCCCCACGACGGCCATCCCGGAGGCTGCCCCTTCGATCCGTCGAAGTCCACCGTGTTCGAAGGAGGCGAGTGA
- the nuoI gene encoding NADH-quinone oxidoreductase subunit NuoI, whose protein sequence is MSEAKKPDSSLFRIPDALAGFGVTFTGMFRKTITEEYPEKKEPTSRRYHGRHQLNRYDDGLEKCIGCELCAWACPADAIYVEGADNTDEERYSPGERYGRVYQINYLRCIGCGLCIEACPTRALTMTNDYEMAGPSRAGMIYEKQDLLAPMLAGMTPAPHPMAEGSRPENYYRGEVGADGLKKSSDA, encoded by the coding sequence ATGTCTGAGGCGAAGAAGCCCGACTCGTCGCTGTTCCGGATCCCCGACGCACTCGCCGGATTCGGCGTCACCTTCACGGGAATGTTCCGCAAGACCATCACCGAGGAGTACCCGGAGAAGAAGGAGCCGACATCGCGCCGCTACCACGGGCGGCACCAGCTGAACCGGTACGACGACGGTCTCGAGAAGTGCATCGGCTGCGAGCTGTGCGCGTGGGCCTGCCCGGCCGACGCGATCTACGTGGAGGGCGCCGACAACACCGACGAGGAGCGGTACTCGCCGGGTGAACGCTACGGCCGCGTCTACCAGATCAACTACCTCCGCTGCATCGGCTGCGGCCTGTGCATCGAGGCCTGCCCGACGCGGGCCCTGACGATGACCAACGACTACGAGATGGCCGGCCCGTCGCGCGCCGGAATGATCTACGAGAAGCAGGACCTCCTCGCGCCGATGCTCGCCGGGATGACTCCCGCACCGCATCCGATGGCCGAGGGCTCCCGCCCGGAGAACTACTACCGCGGCGAGGTGGGCGCGGACGGCCTGAAGAAATCGAGCGACGCATGA
- the nuoK gene encoding NADH-quinone oxidoreductase subunit NuoK, with amino-acid sequence MNPANYLFLAAILFAIGAAGVLIRRSAIVVFMCIELMLNAANLSFVTFARIHGSFDGQVIAFFTMVVAAAEVVVGLAIIMMIFRTRKSASVDDANLLRR; translated from the coding sequence ATGAATCCCGCCAACTACCTGTTCCTGGCCGCGATCCTGTTCGCGATCGGTGCCGCGGGGGTGCTGATCCGCCGAAGCGCGATCGTCGTCTTCATGTGCATCGAGTTGATGCTCAACGCGGCCAACCTGTCGTTCGTCACCTTCGCACGCATCCACGGCAGCTTCGACGGTCAGGTGATCGCGTTCTTCACGATGGTGGTCGCGGCGGCGGAGGTCGTCGTCGGTCTGGCGATCATCATGATGATCTTCCGCACCCGGAAGTCGGCTTCGGTCGACGACGCGAACCTGTTGAGGCGGTGA
- a CDS encoding NADH-quinone oxidoreductase subunit J translates to MTGLLLAEELTRTSSTEAATFWVLGVIVVIGALGVILSPKAVYSAVFLAMTMIILAVFYVMQGALFLGVVQVVVYTGAVMMLFLFVLMLIGVDSAESLVETIKGQRLAATGLGLGFAIMLVAAIGSATLAAFVGAPDRSGAATSPTQLTTGGNENIRALAELIFGRYLWAFELTGALLIAATLGAMVLAHRPRLGPRRGQRELSIERFATGSHATPLPPPGVYARHNAVDVPAREPDGSPSQLSVNAMITAREITARELTESDTPSNPELEDHR, encoded by the coding sequence ATGACGGGCCTGCTGCTGGCCGAGGAGCTGACCCGCACCTCGAGCACCGAGGCCGCCACCTTCTGGGTGCTGGGCGTCATCGTGGTGATCGGCGCGCTCGGTGTGATCCTCAGTCCCAAGGCCGTCTACTCGGCGGTGTTCCTGGCGATGACCATGATCATCCTCGCCGTGTTCTACGTGATGCAGGGCGCGCTGTTTCTGGGCGTGGTGCAGGTGGTGGTCTACACCGGCGCGGTGATGATGCTGTTCCTGTTCGTCCTGATGCTGATCGGCGTCGACTCCGCCGAGTCCCTGGTCGAGACCATCAAGGGGCAGCGGCTCGCCGCCACCGGGCTGGGGCTCGGTTTCGCGATCATGCTGGTCGCCGCCATCGGCAGTGCCACCCTGGCCGCGTTCGTCGGCGCCCCCGATCGGAGCGGTGCCGCGACCTCCCCGACGCAGCTCACCACCGGCGGCAACGAGAACATCCGGGCCCTGGCCGAGCTGATCTTCGGCCGGTACCTGTGGGCGTTCGAGCTGACCGGCGCCCTGCTGATCGCCGCGACGCTCGGCGCGATGGTCCTGGCTCACCGCCCGCGGCTCGGTCCGCGACGCGGACAGCGCGAACTGTCGATCGAACGCTTCGCGACCGGATCGCACGCCACCCCGCTGCCCCCGCCCGGCGTGTACGCGCGGCACAACGCCGTCGACGTCCCCGCCCGCGAACCGGACGGCAGTCCGTCGCAGCTGTCCGTGAACGCGATGATCACGGCACGCGAGATCACCGCCCGCGAACTGACGGAGAGCGACACCCCGTCGAACCCGGAGTTGGAGGACCACCGATGA
- the nuoH gene encoding NADH-quinone oxidoreductase subunit NuoH gives MTESTLAETVFPDLASFGHDAWWLILGKSILIFAFLVLTVLVAILAERKIMARMQYRIGPNRVGWHGALQSLADGVKLALKEGMTPFSVDKALYFLAPVISVVPAIMAFAVIPMGPEVSVFGHRTPLQLTDLPIGVLYVLAMASIGVYGIILAGWSSGSTYPLLGALRSTAQVISYEIAMGLSFAAVFLLSTTMSTSEIVGGQVHHWYVLLLLPSFVIYAISMVGETNRAPFDLPEAEGELVGGFHTEYSSLKFAMFMLAEYINMATVSALATTLFLGGWQAPWPVSIWDGANSGWWPLLWFTIKMWMILFVFFWLRTTLPRLRYDQFMGLGWKVLIPFALGWVMVVAVIHEATRNASAWTSSLILAAAGIVVTIPLLIAIKRVISGGPASVKPPLPDPKKPFDPMAGGFPVPPLPGQVMPTDLLQIRRSAPKPSTAHPAEEAPHV, from the coding sequence ATGACTGAGTCGACGCTGGCGGAGACCGTCTTCCCCGATCTGGCGAGTTTCGGGCACGACGCGTGGTGGCTGATCCTCGGGAAGTCGATCCTGATCTTCGCCTTCCTGGTCCTGACCGTCCTGGTCGCGATCCTGGCCGAACGCAAGATCATGGCGCGCATGCAGTACCGGATCGGCCCCAACCGGGTCGGCTGGCACGGCGCGCTCCAGTCGCTGGCCGACGGTGTGAAGCTGGCCCTCAAGGAGGGCATGACCCCGTTCAGCGTCGACAAGGCGCTGTACTTCCTGGCCCCGGTGATCTCGGTGGTGCCCGCGATCATGGCGTTCGCGGTGATCCCGATGGGCCCGGAGGTCTCCGTCTTCGGTCACCGCACGCCGCTGCAGCTCACCGACCTCCCGATCGGCGTCCTCTACGTCCTGGCGATGGCGTCGATCGGCGTCTACGGCATCATCCTCGCCGGCTGGTCGTCGGGCTCCACCTATCCGCTGCTCGGCGCCCTCCGCTCCACGGCGCAGGTGATCTCGTACGAGATCGCGATGGGACTGAGCTTCGCCGCGGTGTTCCTGCTGTCGACCACCATGTCGACGTCGGAGATCGTCGGCGGGCAGGTCCACCACTGGTACGTGCTGCTGCTGTTGCCGTCGTTCGTCATCTACGCGATCTCGATGGTCGGCGAGACCAACCGCGCGCCCTTCGACCTCCCCGAAGCCGAGGGCGAACTGGTCGGCGGCTTCCACACCGAGTACTCGTCGCTGAAGTTCGCGATGTTCATGCTCGCCGAGTACATCAACATGGCGACGGTCTCCGCGCTCGCCACCACCCTCTTCCTCGGTGGCTGGCAGGCCCCGTGGCCGGTGTCGATCTGGGACGGCGCCAACTCCGGATGGTGGCCGCTGCTGTGGTTCACCATCAAGATGTGGATGATCCTGTTCGTCTTCTTCTGGCTGCGGACCACCCTCCCGCGTCTGCGGTACGACCAGTTCATGGGACTCGGCTGGAAGGTCCTCATCCCGTTCGCGCTCGGTTGGGTGATGGTCGTCGCCGTGATCCACGAAGCGACGCGCAATGCGTCGGCGTGGACCTCGAGCCTGATCCTCGCGGCCGCCGGGATCGTCGTCACGATCCCGCTCCTGATCGCCATCAAGCGGGTGATCTCCGGCGGCCCGGCCTCGGTGAAGCCGCCACTGCCCGATCCGAAGAAGCCGTTCGATCCGATGGCCGGCGGTTTCCCCGTCCCGCCGCTGCCCGGTCAGGTGATGCCGACCGACCTGCTGCAGATCCGCCGATCGGCCCCGAAGCCGTCCACCGCACACCCAGCAGAGGAGGCCCCGCATGTCTGA